In a single window of the Bactrocera dorsalis isolate Fly_Bdor chromosome 2, ASM2337382v1, whole genome shotgun sequence genome:
- the LOC125776455 gene encoding pair-rule protein odd-paired-like, translating to MMMNAFIDPTPSQHHLASYGLRMSPTTPTNQSDLLGGSAQQQHAQQQQQQQQQVQQQQQQQAQQQQSQQQQAQQLDTSGLMSSAMSLGTSVSDMSSPVSASAASAAAYQNSGYSHFNTQLGSAYSSRDFLLGRRTDNDYMSGAATTQLVGQSAATTAATADSMLFPSFPATHAQHPDLTTSFGNHPFHAAAHHHAAAAHHHQHQMRMGMADYAHPYAHHAQHHTNFPSVHHHQHPAMSMHPAGAGAFLRYMRHQPSAASAIKQEMQCLWVDPDQPGGPNGRKTCNKIFHTMHDIVTHLTVEHVGGPECTTHACYWIGCSRNGRPFKAKYKLVNHIRVHTGEKPFACPHPGCGKVFARSENLKIHKRTHTGKSLLTNMRIKIVTVFM from the coding sequence ATGATGATGAACGCTTTCATCGATCCCACGCCCTCTCAGCACCATCTGGCTTCTTATGGGCTGCGTATGTCACCGACTACACCGACCAATCAATCGGATTTACTGGGTGGCagcgcgcaacaacaacatgcacagcaacaacagcagcaacaacaacaagtgcaacagcagcagcaacaacaagcgcaacagcagcaatcacaacaacaacaggcacAACAATTGGACACCAGCGGTCTGATGTCCTCAGCAATGTCGCTGGGCACCAGCGTCAGCGACATGTCCTCACCCGTAAGCGCGTCAGCCGCCAGTGCTGCCGCCTATCAGAACAGCGGCTACAGCCACTTCAATACGCAACTCGGTTCGGCGTATTCATCACGTGATTTTCTGCTTGGCCGCCGCACAGACAACGATTACATGTCCGGTGCGGCAACAACGCAACTGGTCGGACAAAGTGCCGCCACCACCGCTGCAACGGCCGACTCAATGCTATTCCCCTCATTTCCCGCCACACATGCCCAGCATCCCGATTTGACCACATCCTTTGGCAATCACCCCTTCCATGCGGCGGCCCATCATCATGCCGCGGCCGCGCATCATCATCAACATCAGATGCGCATGGGCATGGCCGACTATGCGCATCCGTATGCCCATCACGCACAACATCATACAAATTTTCCGTCGGTACATCATCATCAACATCCCGCCATGTCCATGCATCCGGCTGGTGCGGGCGCTTTTCTACGCTATATGCGCCACCAGCCGTCGGCAGCGTCTGCCATTAAGCAAGAGATGCAATGCCTTTGGGTAGATCCGGATCAACCGGGCGGTCCGAATGGCCGCAAGACATGCAATAAGATCTTTCACACCATGCACGATATTGTCACCCATCTAACGGTGGAACATGTCGGCGGACCTGAGTGCACAACGCATGCCtgctactggatcggttgttcGCGCAACGGTCGCCCTTTCAAAGCCAAATACAAGTTGGTCAATCATATACGCGTGCACACCGGCGAGAAACCGTTTGCCTGCCCTCATCCCGGTTGTGGCAAGGTGTTCGCACGCAGCGAGAATCTCAAGATACACAAGCGGACGCATACCGGTAAGTCGCTGTTAACCAATATGCGCATTAAAATAGTAactgtatttatgtaa